ATGAGAATGTGTGCCTCCTGAAGAATCCGAATCATGATGTTTGTGATCCGGTGTGTGTCTAGCATGTCGATCGTAGGAGTCATCTCCCATAATGACCGGATATCCCGAAGCAGAGTCGGTATAACCGTTGTTACGGCCGATGCGGTGTCTGCCTTTTTTGGCAGAATGACGATGAGGCTCATCCCGGAGGACCAACCAGATAACGACGATAAGGAAAAGGAGAACAAATCCGATCTCTACCAGCCAATCCATAGCTGTATCCTTCCTTTCTTTGATTTGTTACTATAATTTATTTTAACGTAAATTCGTACTGTGTCCCATCCCGTCTTCCTGATTCAGGAAAATTAGGGGTTGACGGGATGAGAAATAGGTCTGTATACTGTGTATATTGATATATACAGTAATCACAGTAAGCAACATGAGTGAATGACAGGTGAAAGGCAGGCATGCATATGAACGAATGGAAGCAGGCGTGGTGGTTGACCCGCAGCCAGATGAGTAAGGATAAGCTCCAATGGCTATGGTCTGCAATATTCATGATATACACTGGCAGCATGAGCGGTGTGATGTTAATAGGACAACAACAGACAGATTTCATTAATCCGGTAGTGGATGCCTTCTTTTTACTTATGCTTCCATTTCAAGGGTTTATGTTCTGCAGGCGATCCTTCCGTTACATACATGAGGATTCCTATACACAGATGCTGGCCTACTATCGTAGAATTCCTATCCCTGAACAAGCGGTGATGTGGTCCAGGTTACAGCAGTCTCTGATGGCGTTTGCTTACAACGGTATCTTTTTCTACGGATCGCTATATGTGGTTAACCTTCATTCCGAAGGATTCCGATGGGATCAATACCTGGCCTTTAGCCTTACCTGTACAGGTTATGGACTTGTGGTAACAGGATTGTATATTTACGGAGAGTTTCTGAACAGTGGCAAGAAATATTTGTTTCTCAGTACGCTTTTTGTACCAATCGCCATTGGCATGTCCTTATTGATTCGGATGTCCGGTAGTTACGGATTACGGCTTGTACTGGATGAAAGTAAAACATGGGGGTTGCTTTCCCCGATCATGTGGATTTCTCTGGTGGCTGGCGTAGTGGGATTATGGCTGTTTAGTCGGTTTACGCTGAAGAAGCTGGTTCATCGGGATTTGAATTAAAATGAGAATTGAGCTTATGTACGAATACAGGATGAAACCGGCACGGTCAGGTAACAGACTGGAGTGTACCGGAGGGCGAGGTGCAAGATGTGAAAATACCCATTCAAATTAATGAAAATAGCGCTGAACCTTTATACCACCAAATTGAAAATCAGTTAAGATCGTTGATAATTACGGGTCAGTTGGGGGAGGGAACACATTTGCCGTCCATTCGTGAATTCGCCGGAGCACTGAATTGCAGTGTTATTACGGTTAGACGGGTCTATCAGGATCTGGAGAATGAAGGCTTGCTTCGTACGAAGCAGGGGACAGGTACATTTGTGGCTCAGGTAGAAGCCGGCGACAGAGAAAATTATAGATTGAAGGCCGCACAGGAAGCGATGCAGGCAGCGGTACAGTCCGGGAAATCGGTAGGCTGTACGGAAGAAGAGATGGAGATCCTGTTCCGGGAAGTCCTGAAGGCTATTTACGTGAAGTAAGGGAGTGATTCATACGTGGAACCGATAGCAATCCAGTTGAACGGCGTATCCAAAATGCGCAAACGCAGAGTTATTGGCCCAATTGATCTGACCATCCCGGAAGGGTATATAGTGGCTATTCTCGGTCACAACGGTTCAGGCAAAAGCACCCTTCTTAACATGCTGCAGCAAGTTGTGCTGCCAGATGCTGGTCAGATTATATGGTTTGGTCAGGAACATGATGGGCCACTTCCCATTGAACTGAGACAACAGATTGGTTTTGTGGCAGATAACGCTGGTTCAGAAGAGAACCGGATAACAGCACAGGAAGCAGCCCATTTCCGGGCGTACTGGTACCCACGTTGGGATATGAAGTTGTTCGACCAACTGATTCAGGATATGGAAGTACCTGTTGATGTGAAGCTGAACAAGATGTCCAAGGGAGAACGGCGAAAATTTGAGATTGCAGCTGCAATTGCAGCTCGCCCAAGACTATTGCTTTTGGATGAGCCTTCATCAGGACTGGACCCCTTTGCCTGGAAAGTGATGGTTGAGCAGTTCCGTACCTTCATGGCGGGGGGAGACACCACGATTCTGATTGCCACACATATTGCGGACGAAGTCAAAAGGCTTGCGGATTACATCGTATTGATGCACCGTGGTCAGTCGCTGGGGATGGCCGAGAAAGATATGGTGCTCGATCAGTGGAAGGAAGTCTGGTATGAAGGAGACTTAAGACCAGAGAGTATCCCCGGTGTTGTGGAATCTTCTATAGAAGAGGGAGGTCTGGTTCGCGTAATTACAACCCGGGTCAGCGAAGCACAGGAAAGGTTGGAGCTGTCCAATAACCGAGTATTGAGAATCCGTAACTTGGAATTGGATGAAGTGCTGGCATTCTGGATTGCCGGGTATGCACCCGTACAGTGGAAATAACCGAAGGGAGACGATAAATGATGAACCGATTGGAATTGAAGCAAGTCGTCAAGCAATATGCAGACAAAACAGCCGTTAATGGAGTCACGCTCAATGTAAAAGAGGGGGAGATTTACGGACTGCTCGGAGCCAATGGTGCAGGTAAAACAACAACAATGCGTATGGTGCTTGGACTGATTCACCCTGACGGAGGGAATATCCTGTACAACGGCAAGCCCTATAATACGGAGCTGCAACAGATTATGGGTTATCTTCCGGAAGAGCGCGGATTGTACCCGAAGGTGAAAGTCAGCGAACAGATTAATTACCTGGCACGACTTCGTGGCATGAATGGTAAAGACGCAGATCAGAGCCTCAAGTACTGGCTGAATCGGTTTGAGGTACCTGAGTATTACGATAAGAAGATCGAGGAGTTATCCAAAGGTAATCAGCAGAAAATGGGCTTTATCGCGGCTGTAGTGCACAGACCGCAGATTCTCATTCTGGATGAAGCGTTCAGTGGACTGGATCCTGTGAACGTGGAATTACTCAAGTCCACCGTCAAGGAATTGCGTGATGAAGGCACGGCCATTCTGTTCTCAACACACCGTATGGAGCACGTTGAAGAGTTGTGTCGTCAGATCACCATTCTGCATCGTTCCAACACGGTGGTACAAGGAGAGATCAAGGAGATCAAGAGCCGGTATCCGCGTGAACAGGTATTCCTGGGCACGATTGGTAGTGTGGAAGGACTCGAACAGTTGTCTGGTGTGAAGAAAGTCGAGCGGAATGAGCGTGGGTACCTGATACATATTCGTCAGGTGGAAGCGGCTCAAGAGATTCTGAGAACAGCCATGACTCAGACGACAGTGGAACACTTTGAACTGAAGGAACCAACGCTTAACCAAATCTTTATTCGTGAGGTAGGTGAGTCGAATGAATAAAATGGGAACGATTACGGGTTTTACATTCAAAAACAAAGTTAAAACGAAATCATTCATGGTAACGACCATTGTACTTGCACTTTTAATTTCAATCGGACTCAATGTCCCGTATTTCATTACCTTGTTTAATGGGGGTTCCATTGGTGGAGCTTCAAGTAGTAATCCTGTAAATATTGGTCTTTTGAGTACAGGGCAGCCTGAAATTTCCGAGAAACTGGAGAGTTTCTCTGCGGCTCAAGGAGATCAGGCTTATCGATTCATCAACAGTGGTGACAAAGATGAGGCGGCTCTCAAAGCCGATGCGGAATCAGGAGTTACTGATGGCTATCTGAAGTTTGAAGCCGTTGCCGGGCAAGAGTTCCCGCAGCCGATTCTCTATTCAGCAGAAGATGTCTCACCTCAGATCATTGCATCTATTGAAGCAGCGTTGCAGAGTGTGAAGCTGGATGTGGTTGTAAAGGATGTACTCACAGCAGATCAGAAGGAACTGATTACAACACCTGTGAAGCTCACCGAACAAAGCCTGAGCACAGATGAAAATGGGGCCGGTGCAGAGTCAGAAGGTGCCATGAGCCCAATTAACTATATTGTAGTGTACTTGTTGATCATCCTGTTGTTCACCTCGACTATGATGACGGGCAACATGATTGCCTCCGAGATCACGGCGGAGAAGAGCTCACGTATTATGGAGATTCTGATTACGAGTGTATCACCGCTCAGTCAGATGTTTGGTAAAATCATCGGTATTTTCATGGTGGGGATGCTGCAAATCGGGATCTTCGGAGCGGTGGTTGCCGGAAATATCTTGCTGCCGCATAACCGTGCAGTATTAGGTGATTTCAATATGAGTCTGAGTGATGTGAATATTGCAGTTATTGTGTACGGACTCATATTCTACATTCTGGGTTACTTCCTGTATGCCGTGTTGTTTGCTGCCATTGGTTCAATGGTAAGCCGTACTGAAGAACTCGGTCAGGCTGTTCTGCCGATTACGATGTTGTCGCTTGTTTCCTTCTATATTGCGATCTTCAGTATTTCTACGCCGAACATTCTGTTGTTGAAAATCGCAAGCTTCATTCCATTCACGTCGCCGACCGCGATTCTGGTACGAATTGGCGCAGGAGTTGCGCCAACTTGGGAGATTCTAACGTCCTTAGCGATTCTCATCGTATCCATTATCATCTTCGGATGGCTTGCAGCCAAAATCTATCGCACAGGTGTGCTGATGTACGGTAAACGCCCAACCTTCAAGGAATTGTTTAAAGCGATGAAGGCTTATAAGATCTAAGATAGATGGTGTTTTTTTTAAAAAAAAGGTCAGTGTGCGTGCGGCTGTGTGGTTGCTGTCATATTAGATCGAGTTCAGGAGAGGGTTAATGATCATGCAGCAGTTAAAAGGGTTCTTTATACAGTTCTTGAGGGAACCGCTGTGGTTTAAAGCACTAATTCTCTCTACACTGCTACTTTCCATTGTATTTAGTAGTACAGCCTTTTCAGAGCAGGGCTATTACCAAAGCATTTCTAAATTAGCTATTGCTATTTTCTTCGTCGCATATGGAGTGAAGCTGCGGGGGAATCGGAAGATTGCTATAGCGTTCTTTTTCCTGGCACTGATCAGTATCTATTTATCATGGAATGGCTTGGATTTTGTGAATATCTAGCATCGAACATATATGATGGTTTCGCATTTATTGTTTCTTATCTAAATGAGAGTAATGAAGGGAGAACGTGCTGCTTCGTTTGTGGAGTGGCACCAATTCCCATCTTTAACCGTAGTATCTAAGTATGTCTATTCTATTAAAAATTGGATTGGCAACTATATTCCTTAAAGGAGATTACATAATATGAAGAATTGGAAACGCATGCTCTTATCTCTTACCATCTCAGTAGGTTTGCTTGCATCTGCAGTGCCAGCTATGGCTGCTCCACAAGGAACTTCCGTCAAGGTTAATGACCAAGCTGTGAAATATGCTACAGGAGCGCCGATCCTGGAGAAAGGTACAACATTGGTTCCACTGCGGACTA
This Paenibacillus xylanexedens DNA region includes the following protein-coding sequences:
- a CDS encoding GntR family transcriptional regulator; amino-acid sequence: MKIPIQINENSAEPLYHQIENQLRSLIITGQLGEGTHLPSIREFAGALNCSVITVRRVYQDLENEGLLRTKQGTGTFVAQVEAGDRENYRLKAAQEAMQAAVQSGKSVGCTEEEMEILFREVLKAIYVK
- a CDS encoding ABC transporter ATP-binding protein, yielding MEPIAIQLNGVSKMRKRRVIGPIDLTIPEGYIVAILGHNGSGKSTLLNMLQQVVLPDAGQIIWFGQEHDGPLPIELRQQIGFVADNAGSEENRITAQEAAHFRAYWYPRWDMKLFDQLIQDMEVPVDVKLNKMSKGERRKFEIAAAIAARPRLLLLDEPSSGLDPFAWKVMVEQFRTFMAGGDTTILIATHIADEVKRLADYIVLMHRGQSLGMAEKDMVLDQWKEVWYEGDLRPESIPGVVESSIEEGGLVRVITTRVSEAQERLELSNNRVLRIRNLELDEVLAFWIAGYAPVQWK
- a CDS encoding ABC transporter ATP-binding protein translates to MNRLELKQVVKQYADKTAVNGVTLNVKEGEIYGLLGANGAGKTTTMRMVLGLIHPDGGNILYNGKPYNTELQQIMGYLPEERGLYPKVKVSEQINYLARLRGMNGKDADQSLKYWLNRFEVPEYYDKKIEELSKGNQQKMGFIAAVVHRPQILILDEAFSGLDPVNVELLKSTVKELRDEGTAILFSTHRMEHVEELCRQITILHRSNTVVQGEIKEIKSRYPREQVFLGTIGSVEGLEQLSGVKKVERNERGYLIHIRQVEAAQEILRTAMTQTTVEHFELKEPTLNQIFIREVGESNE
- a CDS encoding ABC transporter permease, whose amino-acid sequence is MNKMGTITGFTFKNKVKTKSFMVTTIVLALLISIGLNVPYFITLFNGGSIGGASSSNPVNIGLLSTGQPEISEKLESFSAAQGDQAYRFINSGDKDEAALKADAESGVTDGYLKFEAVAGQEFPQPILYSAEDVSPQIIASIEAALQSVKLDVVVKDVLTADQKELITTPVKLTEQSLSTDENGAGAESEGAMSPINYIVVYLLIILLFTSTMMTGNMIASEITAEKSSRIMEILITSVSPLSQMFGKIIGIFMVGMLQIGIFGAVVAGNILLPHNRAVLGDFNMSLSDVNIAVIVYGLIFYILGYFLYAVLFAAIGSMVSRTEELGQAVLPITMLSLVSFYIAIFSISTPNILLLKIASFIPFTSPTAILVRIGAGVAPTWEILTSLAILIVSIIIFGWLAAKIYRTGVLMYGKRPTFKELFKAMKAYKI